One genomic region from Mytilus trossulus isolate FHL-02 chromosome 9, PNRI_Mtr1.1.1.hap1, whole genome shotgun sequence encodes:
- the LOC134684287 gene encoding uncharacterized protein LOC134684287, with amino-acid sequence MASSWSVCGVCDYRHITKPSVVWCTECDEGLCGECKDHHSISKGTRNHDTVSITEYQKLPSEVLQLANSCDKHNEKYVLFCKKHDCPCCKKCVVKSHMECKELTDIDDITRNIKSSNAFADIEQTLSEIAENIKRLRIDREDNMTSIGNKSREIEKEVLETRARINLHLDKLQDAILKDLKTREEEESNKIRQLLKSMSDKEKAIAELQTNIGNIKQYASDLQTFLALKHIEKDVVAEEKYIQLMVKSDGGNQIDFLCKTNPSLQGLISAIQKFGDVVVTSEPCKIPILKQKDTQAQMMVATTSMTIDSLTPSLQQTLNTKLSFVTGCTFLSDHRMVISCLAKGMIKVFRPDASLDFEIGNLSRVFDLANIGDKSVAVTSGYHEDCRQINVIDLKERKVKKTLNVNSVNSGVAYFEDRLIYCAEKDGIQMINLNDESIINITKTVVTSFTYVTEFRDNIFFTNCNNNSVTCVDFKGNTRWVFKKKTLSVLKTPFGISVDGGGNVYVVGGGSNNVVVISSNGQNYRVILTSANGLKEPAAIHVDRSNFKMLVANRNGTVFLYNLK; translated from the coding sequence ATGGCAAGTAGCTGGAGTGTTTGTGGAGTCTGTGATTATCGCCACATTACCAAACCATCAGTTGTCTGGTGCACTGAATGTGATGAAGGGCTTTGTGGAGAATGTAAAGACCATCATAGTATTTCAAAAGGAACAAGAAATCACGACACTGTATCTATTACCGAGTATCAGAAACTTCCAAGCGAAGTTTTACAATTGGCAAATTCTTGTGATAAGCACAACGAGAAATATGTGCTATTCTGTAAAAAGCATGATTGTCCGTGCTGCAAGAAATGTGTCGTTAAATCACACATGGAATGTAAAGAATTGACCGATATCGATGATATAACACGAAACATCAAATCTTCAAATGCTTTTGCAGACATCGAACAGACCTTGTCAGAAATTGCAGAGAATATCAAAAGACTTCGAATTGACCGGGAAGACAATATGACATCAATCGGAAACAAGAGTAGAGAAATTGAAAAAGAGGTTCTAGAAACTCGTGCCAGGATCAATCTTCATCTGGATAAACTTCAGGATGCCATATTGAAAGATCTAAAAACAAGAGAAGAAGAAGAAAGTAACAAAATACGACAACTACTGAAGTCAATGTCAGACAAGGAAAAAGCGATCGCAGAACTCCAAACAAATATTGGCAATATAAAGCAGTATGCATCAGATCTGCAAACCTTCCTTGCTTTGAAACATATAGAAAAAGATGTCGTAGCAGAAGAAAAGTACATTCAATTAATGGTCAAAAGTGATGGTGGAAACCAAATAGACTTTTTGTGCAAGACTAATCCCTCTTTGCAAGGTTTGATATCTGCCATTCAGAAATTTGGAGATGTCGTGGTGACTTCGGAGCCATGTAAAATACCAATCCTTAAACAAAAGGACACACAAGCTCAGATGATGGTTGCTACAACATCTATGACTATCGATAGCCTGACACCTTCATTACAACAGAcactaaatacaaaattgtcaTTTGTAACCGGGTGCACGTTTCTGTCTGATCACAGAATGGTAATATCATGCTTAGCCAAAGGCATGATTAAAGTTTTTAGGCCAGATGCATCTCTGGATTTTGAGATTGGAAACTTAAGTAGAGTATTTGATTTGGCAAACATAGGAGATAAGTCAGTCGCTGTGACTTCTGGTTATCATGAGGACTGCCGTCAAATTAATGTAATTGACTTAAAGGAAAGGAAAgtaaagaaaacattaaacGTGAATTCAGTAAACTCTGGAGTAGCATACTTTGAAGACAGGTTGATTTATTGTGCTGAAAAGGATGGGATACAAATGATCAATCTTAATGATGAATCTATTATCAATATTACTAAAACCGTAGTAACAAGTTTTACGTATGTTACAGAATTCAGAGACAATATATTCTTTACAAACTGTAACAATAACAGTGTAACTTGCGTTGACTTTAAAGGGAACACACGATGGGTGTTCAAAAAGAAAACACTAAGTGTTCTTAAAACCCCTTTTGGTATATCTGTAGATGGAGGTGGAAATGTTTATGTAGTAGGAGGAGGTTCGAATAATGTAGTGGTTATCTCTTCCAACGGACAAAACTATAGAGTGATTTTAACAAGTGCGAACGGACTGAAGGAACCAGCAGCTATACACGTTGATAGATCAAATTTCAAGATGTTAGTTGCAAATAGAAATGGAACTGTGTTCCTATATAATCTTAAatga
- the LOC134685069 gene encoding small ribosomal subunit protein uS15, which translates to MGRMHNPGKGISQSALPYRRSVPTWLKLTSEDVQEQIFKLAKKGLTPSQIGVILRDSHGVAQVRFVTGNKILRILKAKGLAPDLPEDLYHLIKKAVNIRKHMERNRKDRDSKFRLILVEARIHRLARYYKTKKVLPPNWKYESSTAAAMVQ; encoded by the exons ATGGGTCGCATGCACAATCCTGG TAAGGGTATTTCCCAGTCAGCACTTCCATACAGAAGATCAGTTCCAACA tgGTTGAAACTGACATCAGAAGATGTTCAAGAACAGATATTCAAGCTGGCAAAGAAAGGATTGACACCATCTCAGATAG GTGTTATTCTGAGAGATTCACATGGCGTTGCACAGGTCAGATTTGTCACTGgtaacaaaattttgagaattctTAAAGCTAAAGGTTTAGCTCCAGACCTTCCAGAAGATCTGTATCATCTCATCAAGAAAGCTGTCAACATTAGAAAACACATGGAGAGAAACAGGAAG GATAGGGACTCCAAGTTCAGACTGATTCTGGTAGAAGCTAGAATCCACAGATTGGCTAGATATTACAAGACAAAGAAGGTTTTACCTCCAAACTGGAAATA TGAGTCCTCCACAGCAGCTGCTATGGTTCAAtag